Part of the Leishmania infantum JPCM5 genome chromosome 29 genome is shown below.
tcagCCGCCGCTTCGCATCCTTCATCTGGCTCGTCTCCTGGTTCGCCTGCTTCTGCACCTCGTAGATCTCCTTGAACTGcgcgttctcctcctcgcactTCCCGATCAGCCCAAACTTgtccttcagcagctcgatcagccgctcctgcagctgcaccttcGTCCACATCTGCTCCTCCGCAACCTGCATCTCGCCGTCGTGCATCGCAACATTCTGGATCTCGTTcgtcttctccagctgcgccagctgcgtcTGCATCTGGTCGTCCGTCGACGCAAGCGCGTTCTGGATCTGCGTCGCGTTCATGATGTCCTCCATCATCTTCACCGTCCGTGTCGGCACCTGCGCAAGCTGCGTCGCGTCCAGCTGcgaccgccgcagctcctcctccaccttctcCATCTTCGCGATGCTGTTGTCGATCAGCTGCGTGAAGCTTACAACGCGCGTCTTGTTCCGGTTCTGCCGCAGGTCCTGTAGCACCTTCTTCACGCCAATGATGTCCATGAACTGCGGCTTGTCCTCCGGGCGGTACAGCTCCCGCTGGCTCATCTCcagcccgcacacgcgcatcagCTTCGCCAGGTCGTACGCCTCCATCAGGTTCCACTTCGTCCCAACCTCCACGGACgcaagcagctcctcgcccttctcatgcgcgccgcgcagcttctgccgctgcgtctccgACCAGTCAGAGAtgtgcagctcctgcacaaGCTCCTCATTCTCCAGGCACGCCGTCTTCAGCTTCAGGTTGTGGATCTTCTGCTTTCGCGCAGCCTCCAGTCCGGTCGCATCTTCAGGGGCCATCATTTTGACAGAGGAGCGGAGatgaaagggggagagacggTGTAGGGTGTTTATGCACAagggagaggcgcgcgcgcggggagggggatggggaGTAGGGGTATAGAAGTGAAAAGAGAATAGAAAGTCGATGGCGAATAGCCGCTATGTACAAAGCCGAAGTGCAACGGAGAGCTGAACGCACAACACAGGGCGTGTCCCGGCAGCGATGGAAGTGCGGGTCACGGGCACACAGCAGTTTACGCAGAGCAGAATAATAGGGTCGCACGCACGGATGTGGTAAGAGGGAAAGcaaacgacaaaaaaaaagggtggACCAGAGAGCGCAAGGCAGTAGAGAAGACAAGCGCTATGGCTTGGGAAAAATCATCGTGGTAGTCAAGGGGCGCTGCGCGCCACTCACGAAAGGGTAACGAACTCAGGcgggagaaggtgcgcgccGATGAGGGCGGCTGCCACGCGTCGCGGTCAACTGGCGCATGGAGAGACCAACGCACACAGTTACCTGTGTTCTGGCGCACGCCGGTGTGCGCATGCCACAAGCTGCGCAGCCAAAAGGGGTCGCGAAGgcgagcacacgcgctgccTGATTCATCGAAGCAAGGGCCAACAAGAATCACAATTTTTATCCTAAATGGCACCAAAGCCATCCGCTTTCCAGAAGTGACGTACAGTCAACGTCACGGAGGCCCGCTTGCGGCGCGGCCACTTCCACACGGGCGGCAACGCTCAAGGTGCCTGGCGACTACTTTGGGCGAAGTGCActacgcgcacgcactcagACCAGACACCTGcgagaagggcgaggagaGCACGTCAAACGCAATGCCCGTTGCTGCGCGCGCGATTGGTGGTGCACAGGTTTCGTTTTCTGGCGGTGGATGATAATGGACAGCACTATACATGTCAAGAAGCGGCTACATCAAGAATGCCGCGAGGTGAACAATAATAATGGCATACAAGGGCAAAACAAGTGGGGACAAAGAAGAAGGGCCGtaaaaaggaggaggcggccgcagGTACGTGCGTCTGTACTGAATCCAACCCTGCATGCATTactccccttttctctccacGTCGCGCCAATGCGTGCCCCCACCAAGGCTGTTGAGTGCATTTACTTCTTGTGTGTCAAGTGtatgtgggtgggtgggtgggtgggtggggggggggagtgatTGCCATTCCGTCTCCCACTATCTGCAcctccttttcctctgcctcttctctcccatCCACCCATCGGTGACGGGGTagccgggggagggggagggggagaagccacacgcccacgcaaGAAGAACGCAAAAGAGGAGCGGGCAGGCGTGAGGGAgcgtgcgagagagacggcagccgtcaaaaaagggggaggggggaacgGGGAAAAAGGAGGCAGGCGGAAAGTTGATAGCATCCacagggagggaagaggacgGAGAACAGACGACAGAGGAGCGCAACCGAGGGGCGCAGACACAGTGTGAGAGGCAGGGAATGGCTGAACATGAGATTCCAAGCGAAGGCAAAGCATTTAAAGAAGGGGCAAAACACAACGAAAGAGAACAACATGGAGTAGATGGCGAGGAGCTCGGTGAGCAAAGATGGAGAGGGGCGCCGAGATCACAGCGCAGCTGCTACGACTACGTGTCGATTGCGCCAACACGCATCCTCTTGTAAcaaggcagcgctggcggtggtgaaaGAAAAGGGTGGAGGGGAAACACATCCGCGATGCGCAGGGCAAGAAGACACACAGGGATATTAACGCGGTGGCAATCGGAAGGAGTAAGGACACGATAACAACGGGCAAAGGCAACAGGGCGTCACTCaagcggaaaaaaaagaagaggcaGTGAAGGGAAGAACGGACAGACATGGGCAAGAGGGTGCCGCACGGAGTCATCTCTCTCACCTACGCTTCTGCCTTACTGCTCTCGCTCACAGCTCGACGTGGCAGCGGCTCTCGTCTCGTCGCTGAACAGACACGGCTGCCTCTGCCTTCGAAGAGAGATGGAGTCAACGCACAACAAGCTCGACCGCAGTGTTCACGACCACAGTGAAAGCTGAAGAGAGCACAAGTAGGACGCAGAAAAGGTCGAGAGAGCATGGCACACAAGGAAGGCGCCAAAGAGAACCCCCGCACCTGAAGGGGCCGCAACAAGAGCGATCAGCACCagccaagcagcagcactcccGCGACTTTGAGGAGCCCAGATATTCACTTGCCATGGCAGCCTACACCATGTGGGTTCCCTGACTAAAGCACGGTCTCCTCACAGCTCCAGCTGCGCGCTCGCCGCGTAGTCGGCGTTCATGGAGCCGCTGGTGatctgcgccgcagcactctcgccgccgctgcgcagcaggcgcgcgcgcttgatctcctcgcgctccgcagcgatcctcacctcctcctgcttcGTCAGGTGCGACTTGTACTCCACCATCTTGCTGCGCCGTGTCAGCACCTCCTCGTTGTTCTCGTCCACCGGGTGGCTGAACTCGATGCCCGCGgcgtccagcgcctcctccgatTCCTTGAAGTCgtccagcgcggcagccTGCTTCTCCTTCAGCATCGcaagctcctcctccacgccctgCCGCAGCCTGTACAGCTCCTTCTTCATGTCTGCGTGCTTCTTCGCGTTCGGGTCGAACGTCTCCACGCAGAACTCCAGCTGGATGTGCGCAAGGCGGATGTTCCGGTCGATCTCCTCcagccgcttctccttcttgTAGATCAGCGACCCCAGCGTCAGGTACAGCATGCGGAAGTACTCCAGGTGCTCCTTGTGCACCtccagccgcagcgcggcaaggTCCTGGTTCGTCTTGTCGTACCGCGCCTTCACGCCCGCGCACCCCTCCGacaccagctcctccacaAGCCCAGTGCACCGCATCGCCAGGTCACAGTTGTACACCgtcagctccagcagcttcttgtgctgcgcggcgatCTCCAGGAACTGCGCGTTCTCCACGCGCCGCTTTTCCTCGCGGTCCACCTCCTCGATCCGCCGCTTCACCTCGTCGAAACGGTCCGTCCCAAggttctgcagctgccgctccaggTCCTGGATCTTGTTccacgcctcctcctgcatctcctcgttctccttgatcgcgcgctcgctgcgctcCTTGTTCCCGGCGTACCgcttcaccgcctccgcgtcctccAGGTCCGCCTTCTGGATCGCGTCCTGGATGTGCTTCAGGTCCGTctcgcaccgctgcctcagCCGCCGCTTCGCATCCTTCATCTGGCTCGTCTCCTGGTTCGCCTGCTTCTGCACCTCGTAGATCTCCTTGAACTGcgcgttctcctcctcgcactTCCCGATCAGCCCAAACTTgtccttcagcagctcgatcagccgctcctgcagctgcaccttcGTCCACATCTGCTCCTCCGCAACCTGCATCTCGCCGTCGTGCATCGCAACATTCTGGATCTCGTTcgtcttctccagctgcgccagctgcgtcTGCATCTGGTCGTCCGTCGACGCAAGCGCGTTCTGGATCTGCGTCGCGTTCATGATGTCCTCCATCATCTTCACCGTCCGTGTCGGCACCTGCGCAAGCTGCGTCGCGTCCAGCTGcgaccgccgcagctcctcctccaccttctcCATCTTCGCGATGCTGTTGTCGATCAGCTGCGTGAAGCTTACAACGCGCGTCTTGTTCCGGTTCTGCCGCAGGTCCTGTAGCACCTTCTTCACGCCAATGATGTCCATGAACTGCGGCTTGTCCTCCGGGCGGTACAGCTCCCGCTGGCTCATCTCcagcccgcacacgcgcatcagCTTCGCCAGGTCGTACGCCTCCATCAGGTTCCACTTCGTCCCAACCTCCACGGACgcaagcagctcctcgcccttctcatgcgcgccgcgcagcttctgccgctgcgtctccgACCAGTCAGAGAtgtgcagctcctgcacaaGCTCCTCATTCTCCAGGCACGCCGTCTTCAGCTTCAGGTTGTGGATCTTCTGCTTTCGCGCAGCCTCCAGTCCGGTCGCATCTTCAGGGGCCATCATTTTGACAGAGGAGCGGAGatgaaagggggagagacggTGTAGGGTGTTTATGCACAagggagaggcgcgcgcgcggggagggggatggggaGTAGGGGTATAGAAGTGAAAAGAGAATAGAAAGTCGATGGCGAATAGCCGCTATGTACAAAGCCGAAGTGGAAAACGATGGTGCCcacagagaggaggacggAAGCAAGGAAAGGGATGGTGCGAGACAACGGTGAGATGGTAGGAGCGTTTCCTGAGCGTATGTGGTAGGCTATCGCGCGGACAATGATGTGGGTGTCGAGTGAGGGGATGCGTACGCACACTGGGTAAGTAGACGGGAAGGAAGTCGGAAAGTTTGGTTTGTGTCACTGTGACGTGAAAGAGAGAATGAGAGACGAAGGGGTGACGTAGAAGTGGAGAAGGCAGTGGGTTGCAGTGTTAGGGGACAGTGGTGATCTGGCCCTAGTGATCACCGGCGTAGGAGTCGgtagttttttttttatctcGTGCCGTTACTTTGTTTTATGGAAGTGGAAAAAACGTAGAGCCCCCGGTGATAGATGGATGAGAGAACTGTGCTACCTCGGCGCACAAGCCGCAGGGTCGCTCccagagggggagagaggaggaaaggaaCCGAGATGGGCACACCGTCGACCCCGAGCAGTACACGAACACGCGCACTCTACACAAGAAGCACGGCAACAGCACGGTGTGAGTCGTATGCCCTTTTTCCCGCTCCCGTCCGTCGTGCACCGTGCATGCGTGCCGCAGCGTGACTGTTGCGGAATGTTTTCTCGGTAACTTCTGCTTCCGCCTTTTAGTTCCCTGCCTCTTTCAGTGTGCCGAATATACTTACGCGTGATTAGTCGTCGACTTTTTCCAGCCTTTTCggtcttttttctttccgcACGAGCACCACTCATCACATTCACACAAAGGGAGAGATACACGAGTTCCTCACGGCAGGATGGCCACCAAATGCATGGGCTCATGCCCCAGTGACAGATCTCTTGGGAGCCACCGATTCAAAACGGCTGCTTGCTGCCCGAAATGCCCTGCACTGCGCAATAGCTGTCGTTTCGGCGAAGCTTCAAGTGCACGGTCTTCGTGCAACTTCAATGGGCGCTTCACGTGCTGCGCTGTCCTCTCGATAGAGTATGTAAGGGTGGGCACGTGGAGGAGGGACCGGGGCAGGGAAAGGTGGAATGCGCTGCATGTTTTTGCGAGGTCGCCTTGACGCGCATCAGCAGTTCGTCCTTCCCTGTCTACAGAGACTTGTCGGTGTACACGGCCCAGTTACCTCCTTCGCGGGAGTAGTGGTCCATCGGATACTCCTCCCCCCACTGGGCGTTGCCCAAGGCCACCTCAGCCTCGTACGGAGACAGCAGCGGGCGGTCGAAGGCGTAGCCCCAGTCGATGGAGAGTCGCGGACACGCGACCTGGATGTAGCAGTCCACATCCTCGAGCATTGCCATCTTCTGCGGAAAGATCTCGGACATGAGCAACAGCGTCACGCGCTttccgtggcgctgcgctaGCGCAATGATGCGGTCAACGACGCGGGGGTGTCCCTGACGGCCTAGCGTCCCCATCACAATCGCAaagctctgcgccgcctttgccttCTCAACCGCCTCCCGGCGGAGTGTGCGCATCTCGGCCGTGGCGTAGGTCTCTCGCGACAGCGTCTTCTTGTATGGGTCATACTGGAGGGCGCTGAGGTCAGGGTGTGCGATGAGGAAGGACTCCACGTGAAAGCGTCCGTCGCCCACGTAGAGCACCAAGTCCACATCCGCCGGGTTCACCTTGGGGCTCGTGCAGCCGAGCACCTCACCGGTTGACAGCGGCCGGTTTTGCGGGATGACGACAGGGTGGATAAAGTGCTCCGcttgcagcacgcgcagcccgGCTCTCATGGACGAGATAAACTGGACGGTGCCGATGCACGCAACCCGCGTATCTGCGGGCACGAGAGCCTTGATGGTGTCAACAAAGTGTTGTACATCGATGTCGATCTCGACGAAGACGTACATCATGTTCGCTACAATGCAGTCTTTGATGGAGATGAGGCAGCTGTGTCCGTAGTGGATGAGAAAGTCGCACCCGAGGGCCGCTGCCGAGAAATCATCGACACAGCACGCCCCATACGTGACATCGCCTAGGATGACCATTTCAGACCCCGTGGCCTCCTCCAGAATGTCAGCGATGGGAATGGCAAACATAAGCAGTCCTTCGGGAAACTGCAAGGCGACGCGGCGGGCATCTTTTTCCTTGATGCGCTTGATACACTTGTCAATCTCAAAGCGGTAGTTGGTGGGGAGACCCAGCTTATGCTGCgtctcccgctgctgcttctgatCGTGCTGCACGCCGTCGAGTGCCTGCATGGattcccgctgctgctgcttggtAGCGCCGCGCCCGTAAGAAATCCCTTTTCCTCGTCTTTCCGCACTACCGCCTGTTCGGAAGTGCTTCGCTTTTCCGCCCGCACGCGTTTGCGCCTGTGTacgtctctccctctgtgcgtgcgtctgttgGTGCCAGCGCCTCTTTTCGCGCCTACTTTGCCGAttgcgtgtgcgctcctCAAGCAGAGAAGCGTCCAGACAAGGAAAACGACGGTGATGATGAAAGCAGCGCGGGAGCCGCATGTAACgcgggaggaagagggaaacAAAGGATGAGGCGGTGAAAAAGCGGAGGGGCGAAGGAATCCGTCGTGATGGCGGACGGGGAGTGGAAGAGACCCTGGAGTCGCGTTGCACGGTGAATCCCGATGCAGCTCCGCCCAGCATACGGGTGCGGCccttcgccaccaccaccgccattcCCCGCCTATTTCATTCGAAAGGAAAGAAGGAGCGGAAATaggccacgcacgcaccccgCGTCACAGCCGGGTGAACGGCGATCATGCACCATGACGTCCAGATGGAAAGTTATCTAACTACGATATGTACACGAGCGGAAAGCGCGCCTCACGCGTTTTTCGTGGCTCGAAACGGATAAGGAAGGAAGATAAAGAGAGGCTCGGTTCAAATCACGTgtacacacagacgcacacacgcacaacagcAATGCACCGCCTGTGTGTATGGATAGAGCGAAAGGCAGACACGGTGAGAAGATGAAAAGGGAGAGCTAAACGAAAAAGAGCGACACGGCACGAAGAAAAGCCCGCTGCCTTCGTTTCCTTCGTTATTCTCTATCGTTCCTTGAGGCACGCCTACTCggttgccgctgcctccgtcCGACTGCGCTTTCGGGGCCGTCCCCAGTGCAGCAAGTTCATCTCAGACCGCGGCGTGTCTGGCGCGCACAGAAACTGAACCAAGTACTCCAGACGCATGATAGGGCACGCGATGGACGCGGGACGGGATGCAAAGTCCTCCAGCTCACGCTCGCTGAAGACGGCATCATCGGCGAGCACGAGCTCGGttgacgacggcggcgcactgCCTCGCTTCTTGAACGCCGCTATCACCTccgcggcagtggcacccTCGAGAGACGTGCACCCGCCGTTACGAAGCACTCGCAGGAAGCTTGCAGTGCGGGCGGAGTTAgtgcagcacacacgcacctgccACGACGCAAACGGCAGCTGAGACGCTTCGCGCTGCACCCGACAGCCACGCGCAAGCGATGCAacggaggagcggcagcccAGCGACGCGGCTACCTCGGCGCTCCACTCAAACGGCGCCTCGCTGACGAGATAACCGGcctgcgcacacgccgtgACGTACGCAGGCGTCAGTATCCAGCGACCTGCGGCGAGGCAGCACAGAAACTGCTCCGTCTTGGACGGCTTTGCTGTGATGAAGTGTGTGCATTCCTCCGGCTTGCTTGTGCGTTGAACGTGCGGAAAGGCATCCACAAAGGCGTCAAAGTCGCTCTTGAGCGCGTCTTTCGTAATCAGGAACACCGCCGAGGTAGAGGCGGAGCGGGGGTAAACATGGGTGACTGCTCCAGCGACGCAGCTGGCAGATGGCATGGCGGCCTTGGCTCTCCTCCTATCCTCTACGGCTTCGGTGATCGCATATGGGTTGCTGTGCAAAGCTGCTGGCGGGGCTGCGGCAATACCACCGTCCTCGTCGAGCGCCATCTGGTAAAAAATAACCTGTGATTCATCTGACATGGTGCGGCCTagcagttgctgctgctgatggatcatgtgcggctgcgcggaggtgcgacggaggagcgcgcgtTGCTCGACGCACAGATCGGCGCCGGTGGGCGGCGCGGTAGCCGAGCACGATCCACTTCGTTGAACTTGACCCTCCCTATCGCCGCCAGACGGAGCGGAGACGGCGGATGCGTTGGCTGTGGTACAGGCCAGAAGGCGAGGATAAAGCGAGGCATGCACCGCGGACGCCCCGAACAGCGTTCCCGGCGGAGCAGCCTCCAGTTCCCCTAGAAGGCTCTCAAAGCCTGGTGTGCACTGAGTGGTGAGGTAGGCGTAGGAGGACAATGGTGGGTCggcgtggtggtgcagcgTCACGGCAAGATCGTCCCTTGCGTAGGGTGCACCGCCCTCTTGCTTTCccgtcgccgacggcgaaCGCGCAGAGCGGGACGgggcagaggaggggtggggagaggtgGAGTGAATTGCCTGCAGTGCAGaccgcaccgctgctgctgccaacgGGGACTCGCCACCGGcttcctcgtcgtcatcgtcccTCGCGCGGTGGGGCGGTGGGGGTGGCGAAGCCGTGTCGTTGGCGCGTCCAACGTCTGTGTTGGGCTGCTGGGATgaggccgcctcctcctcctcctccctgtcTTCCACTACTCTTCCTCCCACCGCCGGCTTCCCTAGACCCCCCTCCACGCCGCCTTCAATCGCATCCTGCAAGCGAgggcagcgacaacgagaTGGCGACGGTTGGCGCAAGGCCGGCGTCTGCATAGCGAGGtttgtcgctgtcgctgacGCCGAGGAAGGTTGAGagatgcgcagccgcactgAGAGGCTCTCCTGGGAATTTTGGCCGCTGTGTGGTACCGCCGTGCGTGCGACGTTTGCGCGGACCGTTTTGACGAAGGTGAACGCCTCAGGAGTCGGAATTGCCAGCGTGAAGAGGTCTGCATCCAGCCACTGCGCCTGCTGAATGGATCGATAGACCCAGTCCACCCCGACGAGGCGGCATGCCGATGCCGAAGTCAAGGGCGCCGACGAGTGCGGTCGTGGGCGCGAAGAGTGCTTATAGTGGTGCTGGGCGAGCGCCGCAACCTTTTGGGAGGAAAGAAGCTGGCCGCGAGGTACCACAAGATGCGTTGTGTTGCACGGGAGGTACGGGTTGCCCTCCGGCTCTAGGGGAAGACTGGAAGCACTGCCATATCGCccatcaccgctgccaccaAGCACGAGGGCTTCTTGCACCTTCCCCGGCAGCCCagaccgctgcagcgctaAGAGGAGCGCGTGCCGGTCTGCCGGCGCAAGTCCTGTGAAGGTCAACACGGGACGGAAGACGCACTGGACGCGGAAGCCGAGGCATGAAAGTCGGCGCTGTTCCAGCCGGCACTGCGTCACCCACTGCCACGACACGACTTGCAGGCCAGGACGCGGGTAGAGGCActcctccacgccgtcgccaaGGACGAGGACATGTGTCGTGAACGGCGTAAGCTGAGGAGAGACAGTGACTCCCATGCCACTCAGCAggtcgtgctgctgcgttgtgAGCCGGTGTGGAGGGCTGCAGTAGGCAACAACGTCAGAGAACTCATCGGCAAGTGGACGCCGAGACATCCCTGGCGgggaggcgcaggccgcTGTCGATGCAGTGGGCATGAGCTGTGACGACGACAGAGACGGCTGAACGGCGCTGAGCATAATGCTGTCGCAACCCCTAAACGTCCCCTCTGTATGGCGAGACCCTCGCACGCTTGTGATACTGCGCCCACGACTAGCGACACTGGATCTGAGAGTCGAAGTGGCAGACCGCACCGGCAGTGCTGAGGGGCGCACCGACCCGCA
Proteins encoded:
- a CDS encoding putative paraflagellar rod protein 1D, producing MMAPEDATGLEAARKQKIHNLKLKTACLENEELVQELHISDWSETQRQKLRGAHEKGEELLASVEVGTKWNLMEAYDLAKLMRVCGLEMSQRELYRPEDKPQFMDIIGVKKVLQDLRQNRNKTRVVSFTQLIDNSIAKMEKVEEELRRSQLDATQLAQVPTRTVKMMEDIMNATQIQNALASTDDQMQTQLAQLEKTNEIQNVAMHDGEMQVAEEQMWTKVQLQERLIELLKDKFGLIGKCEEENAQFKEIYEVQKQANQETSQMKDAKRRLRQRCETDLKHIQDAIQKADLEDAEAVKRYAGNKERSERAIKENEEMQEEAWNKIQDLERQLQNLGTDRFDEVKRRIEEVDREEKRRVENAQFLEIAAQHKKLLELTVYNCDLAMRCTGLVEELVSEGCAGVKARYDKTNQDLAALRLEVHKEHLEYFRMLYLTLGSLIYKKEKRLEEIDRNIRLAHIQLEFCVETFDPNAKKHADMKKELYRLRQGVEEELAMLKEKQAAALDDFKESEEALDAAGIEFSHPVDENNEEVLTRRSKMVEYKSHLTKQEEVRIAAEREEIKRARLLRSGGESAAAQITSGSMNADYAASAQLEL
- a CDS encoding putative diphthamide synthesis protein, whose product is MQALDGVQHDQKQQRETQHKLGLPTNYRFEIDKCIKRIKEKDARRVALQFPEGLLMFAIPIADILEEATGSEMVILGDVTYGACCVDDFSAAALGCDFLIHYGHSCLISIKDCIVANMMYVFVEIDIDVQHFVDTIKALVPADTRVACIGTVQFISSMRAGLRVLQAEHFIHPVVIPQNRPLSTGEVLGCTSPKVNPADVDLVLYVGDGRFHVESFLIAHPDLSALQYDPYKKTLSRETYATAEMRTLRREAVEKAKAAQSFAIVMGTLGRQGHPRVVDRIIALAQRHGKRVTLLLMSEIFPQKMAMLEDVDCYIQVACPRLSIDWGYAFDRPLLSPYEAEVALGNAQWGEEYPMDHYSREGGNWAVYTDKSL